The DNA sequence ttttttttgcttggagatttttttttttttgcttggtgattttttttttctcccacattgCAAGAATGTATGTAAGTGTATGTCTATGATGTGTATGTGAATGTCTGTGTATGTGAATGTATGTCTTATAAGcaagaaaaacatttacatttctaaaaaatactttttttttttagaaaaaacgAAAATTAAATCCCTCaatctggttaaaaaaaatcggtcattatttaataataatattattaatatattttatatattgatGTAGGGTATTTTACCagaattaaattttattttaaatatctaCTTCTTTAATCTATAAATattgtgtatgtatttttaatatctATATGTTTTTCTTGCTAAACAATATGTTATCACTATTAAATAATGTGggatttaattttcaattatatatctatgtatttatatgttctatatatttatctatacatctatctatacatttatataaataaatatatagaatAAAAAGAGTAATAAAACACAGGAAACAATGAATTGGCAAATCAGTCTTTACTTCTTCAGTTGTTCATATAAAGTTCAAATCCAGTACAAAAACTAAACAAGCACACAGATTGGTTCCAAGTACAAGAAGTACAAGCTCAGCTACGGCAGGAAGTTTCAGATTTGTAACTGTCAGTTCTCAAGACTGACATGGTCATGTAAACAACAACGGAAGAACAAACCAGCAACCTAAGCGTTTGATACTATGAGCATGCAATGATAGACTTATGATTCTTGTCATGAGGCGGCAAATATAATTTCACAGATATCATCCTACTTTTACTTTAAATACTCTTGGGAATAAATACCAACCCTACACCCTAAAgatttctctttaaaaaaaaacaatatttcagtCGTAAAAGTTTGACAGAGGTGACTCTGTCAGTCATAGGTCCCTTAAGAAGTATTGCaaccaaacacatttttgacgttcacacacacctgtcacCACATAAGGATCATAATCATTAGAATTTCATAGTTCTGTTTTCTGGCACGTAACTCTGGCTCATTTTCTGAAATGATCTCAGCATTTTGAAATGAGGCATTTTTGCTACTTCAAAGGCTTCAGTCATTCACAGCATCACATTGACCCTTTtacaggatgaaaacgcatgtaAATACAAGTAACTTCAACATGGCTTGTGAATTTACCTTGACATTAAAAGGAACCATGATACAATAAAGCCTTAAAACTCCACACGGAGACGAACACTGCCACTGtgaatgttcatttttttatgtattaagTCAAACATATTCTTTTATTTCAACTTCTGTGTGAGGATGGTCCAGTCATGGGAGGCAATTCAAAAAGTATTCAGTAATAAGAAGGCAGTTTTGGGGGTCATTCTCCCACCTACTGGTGGAAAGTGTGTATTCCAGTGTTCACTCATCAAACAAATTGACCTTTGTATTTCACAAACTCACTGACGCACTCGCCATATTGCTTTAAGTGACCGAGCCAGATCTGAACATGTCAGTCAAGTTTGGAATGTGAAAAGTGCAAACTAGTTTGCTAACAGCGGAAGGCCACCAGGTGGGGCCGGAGTAGCGTTTCCTCACTTGCGAGAAAGAAAGCTTAAGGCATTTAAACAGAAAGTAAAACTCACTTCATGGCCTTGGTCGACATGTTCGCATGTACCTTAAATGCAAACGTCCAAGCAGAGCTTCTGATATGAGAAACTGAAGGCAAAATGGaaacttgttttgtttggaaTGGTGCGAACATGGCGTGCACACAGTAAACAGTGTCTCAGCTCTGCGGCTTCCCAATGTCCACCGTCACATTCACATACAGAGGAAGTCTCTCCACTGACAGGGTTTTGTAGGAGCAGCTGTTGAGGCCGTCTTTCTTCCAAACCTGTGGTGTTCGTCCCAACAACCTCATCCTGTGAGAGGAAGATAGAGCAGACTCATCAGGGGGTCCATTCTGCCCGGTCAGGACTTTCATTGGGTCCCGTCGTGCTCACctgtctttgtttatttcattgccGGAGTCGCGCTTGTGGAACACCATGGTGTAGCGGGCCACGTCCGCAGGCGGCCGCACGATCCGCATCTTCTGCAGCTCCACTCTGGAGACATACAGTTTATCACAGAGACAGcacaaacaaagatggctgactgAGAAAGCTAAAAAAGAGGCTGCCAGTTTTGTACAGATATGTCTGTGGAGCCACAGGAGGAAGACCACTGAGGTGCTTATGTGGTGTTTAGACATTCTCATTTTAAAGCGCAAGTCTGTTGCCTTGATAAAATGGATCAatgctgccacctagtggtctccagaagaacaacaaaatgatCACTGTTAAATGTGGTTATTACCTGATGCGTAGGTCATCGTCCTCTCCGCCCCATCCCCAGTAAGTGTTTGAGAATCCGTTGACCTGGAGAAATTGTTCTCGGGTCATTGCAGTGACTCCTCCAAAGTATCCTTTGTAACGCAACCTGAGACCAGAGGAGACCAAACAAATGATCCACATCACTCCTTCAAGGTTTCGCTCTGTCCTGTCTTTCTTACTTGTATCCCGTCGCGTTCCGGCCAACGACTAAATGTTTCGGCTGTTTATCACACAAGTATAAGTTGCGATCATTTTCGGGAACCAGGTCCACATCGTGGAAGATGAAGCAGTCCCAGCTGTGGTCCTTCAGGGCCTCCAGATACCCGACGTTCAGTAACTTTGCTCGGTTGAATGTCACATCTCCAGCCTGTGGCACAAAGAGAAGGAATGAagctactaaaaaaaaaaaaaaaaatcaatatctgttcatcatttttgtttaaatcaatcaaaacatgtttaaaaaaaatacatttacatggcagtttttttcatatatattttggtAGCATTTGAATCATTTTCCATCCAGAAAAtgagttgttttatt is a window from the Synchiropus splendidus isolate RoL2022-P1 chromosome 17, RoL_Sspl_1.0, whole genome shotgun sequence genome containing:
- the b4galt4 gene encoding beta-1,4-galactosyltransferase 4; this encodes MGLCSPVCKALRRGKYFVLLLLSVSVLVWIATFSSETVKAVIGATRQTLSKAESLRDKVESLTPATVRAHSPTARAQCPQQSPLLQGEVKLTFESSLTLKDVESENSKLMHSEYEPADCTARQSVAILIPHRHRERHLLYLLHHLHPFLQRQQLHYAIYVIQQAGDVTFNRAKLLNVGYLEALKDHSWDCFIFHDVDLVPENDRNLYLCDKQPKHLVVGRNATGYKLRYKGYFGGVTAMTREQFLQVNGFSNTYWGWGGEDDDLRIRVELQKMRIVRPPADVARYTMVFHKRDSGNEINKDRMRLLGRTPQVWKKDGLNSCSYKTLSVERLPLYVNVTVDIGKPQS